In Bufo gargarizans isolate SCDJY-AF-19 chromosome 6, ASM1485885v1, whole genome shotgun sequence, a single genomic region encodes these proteins:
- the LOC122942188 gene encoding E3 SUMO-protein ligase ZBED1-like — protein MAEVEQKEREIKNAPSFLKANIWEHFGFYEKSRKHELDKSYAVCKICHIKIKYLGNTTNLRNHISRFHPEMLKPTTTTTTKEMNPDQPRIDAMLQSTLPPNSEKVKRITKAVAAFIAKDLRPYSVVENSGFRYLLKTIEPRYKIPSRSHFTENVIPALYHETKAKIIASMSQASRVAITCDSWTSVTTESYVTITAHYVSKDWQILSHVLQTRAIYESHTGAHLAELLSHVVEEWQLSDKSVVLVTDNASNMIVAAQVGKFPHVKCFAHTLNLASQRALKQVATLSRLLGRVRRISTFFHRSTRASHCLKEKQKCLGLKNHKLITDVATRWNSAYDMVERFLEQQPAVCATLLSPEVRRGESDLCTLNETDVSNAEDAVSALKPMKDATMLMSEERNPTVSLIAPINAQLLQSMTDTMGDTPMIHDIKNSIRTDLQKRYSSEAEKKILHTASALDPRFKGLPFILTDEERLEIFKGVTEEAASLEITSDESERTQEDHQVPRRKQTLEEEDSSPIEDNHSESPPSPPKKARSLLVSLLGQSFTDTEGTIEPKKTPYAKAEEEMENYCKAPPLPLTEDPLNWWREHEVIFPLLSRLSKQYLCIPGTSVSAERVFSTAGDVVTAKRSALKPDHVDQLVFLQKNLHVPKC, from the exons ATGGCAGAAGTAGAACAAAAGGAACGAGAGATAAAAAATGCACCTAGCTTTTTGAAAGCAAACATCTGGGAACATTTTGGCTTTTATGAAAAAAGTAGGAAGCACGAATTGGACAAGTCATACGCTGTGTGTAAAATCTGTCAcataaaaattaaatatctagGGAATACTACTAATCTGAGAAACCACATCAGCCGTTTTCACCCAGAAATGCTAAaacctaccaccaccaccaccaccaaggaAATGAACCCAGATCAGCCAAGAATTGATGCAATGTTACAGTCAACTTTGCCGCCCAACTCTGAAAAGGTAAAGAGAATAACAAAAGCTGTGGCAGCTTTCATAGCGAAGGACCTGCGCCCTTACTCTGTTGTGGAAAACAGTGGGTTTCGCTACCTTTTGAAGACGATAGAGCCGCGTTACAAGATCCCGTCACGAAGTCACTTTACAGAAAACGTCATACCTGCACTCTACCACGAAACCAAAGCTAAGATAATTGCATCAATGAGCCAAGCAAGTCGAGTCGCAATAACGTGTGATTCCTGGACTTCAGTCACGACAGAGTCTTATGTTACAATAACAGCACATTACGTTAGTAAGGACTGGCAGATTTTGTCGCATGTACTGCAAACGAGAGCCATTTATGAGTCTCACACGGGTGCTCATCTGGCAGAGCTACTTTCTCATGTTGTGGAAGAATGGCAGCTGTCCGATAAATCTGTAGTGCTTGTGACCGACAACGCGTCAAACATGATAGTTGCAGCTCAAGTTGGAAAATTCCCCCATGTGAAATGCTTCGCCCATACACTGAATCTTGCATCCCAGCGAGCGTTGAAACAAGTggccactctctctaggcttcttGGCAGAGTACGTCGGATATCCACATTCTTTCACCGCAGCACTAGAGCAAGCCACTGTCTAAAAGAGAAACAGAAATGTCTTGGCCTGAAGAATCATAAGCTGATAACTGATGTGGCAACAAGATGGAACAGTGCATACGACATGGTCGAGAGGTTCTTGGAACAACAACCTGCAGTCTGTGCCACCTTGCTGTCTCCAGAAGTCAGAAGAGGAGAGTCCGATCTCTGCACTCTAAACGAAACAGATGTGTCAAATGCAGAGGACGCCGTGAGTGCATTAAAGCCAATGAAGGATGCAACCATGCTGATGTCAGAAGAGCGCAATCCAACAGTTTCTCTCATTGCCCCTATAAATGCACAACTTCTCCAGAGCATGACAGACACGATGGGAGACACACCCATGATCCATGATATCAAGAATTCTATTAGAACAGATCTCCAGAAGAGGTACAGCAGTGAGGCCGAGAAGAAGATCCTTCATACAGCCTCTGCACTGGATCCTCGCTTTAAGGGACTGCCTTtcatcctcacagatgaagaaagATTGGAGATATTTAAAGGAGTCACTGAGGAAGCTGCATCCTTGGAG ATTACATCAGATGAGAGTGAGAGGACACAAGAGGATCATCAAGtgcctagaagaaaacaaactcTGGAAGAAGAGGACAGTTCACCCATCGAAGACAACCATTCTGAATCTCCACCATCTCCTCCCAAAAAGGCCAGATCGCTGCTCGTGAGTTTGCTGGGACAgtctttcactgacactgaaggtACAATAGAACCCAAAAAGACCCCCTATGCCAAGGCTGAAGAGGAAATGGAAAACTATTGTAAAGCCCCACCTCTGCCTCTCACTGAGGACCCTTTGAACTGGTGGCGTGAGCATGAGGTCATATTTCCCCTCCTTTCTCGGCTGTCAAAGCAATACTTGTGTATCCCAGGTACAAGCGTGTCTGCAGAGCGGGTTTTCTCCACTGCAGGAGATGTGGTAACTGCAAAAAGAAGCGCCCTCAAACCAGACCATGTAGATCAATTGGTGTTCTTACAGAAAAATCTACATGTTCCCAAATGCTGA